In the genome of Actinomadura graeca, one region contains:
- a CDS encoding DUF3616 domain-containing protein has product MIVNRRVELRFGHESREAETHTNLSAVRQDGRCLWVAGDETATIERLTADLDGGGRVTGYGAQATIALADLVPLPAGPGEEADIEGLARANGWLWAVGSHSLKRKKIKPGQSASKARKRLATVVREDNRFILARLPLVTGDDGLPEVVREDGDRTAAVLGGHGDSLTDLLEDDPHLAPFLTIPSKDNGIDVEGIAAHGDRLYIGLRGPVLRGWAVLIEIRPGPHPDDPRRLRLRPVGDGKDLYRTHFLDLGGLGIRDLCPHGDDLLVLTGPSMDLDGPVRVVRWRGAARADAAEIVPADDLEVLGDLPYGEGDDHAEGIAVLDEAGAAGTRVLVVYDSPSPARLTPGGGVVADVVDLGGPGA; this is encoded by the coding sequence ATGATCGTGAACCGCCGGGTCGAGCTGCGCTTCGGGCATGAGAGCCGGGAAGCCGAGACGCACACCAACCTGTCCGCCGTGCGCCAGGACGGCCGCTGCCTGTGGGTGGCGGGCGACGAGACCGCCACCATCGAGCGGCTCACCGCCGACCTGGACGGCGGCGGGCGCGTCACCGGCTACGGCGCCCAGGCCACGATCGCCCTCGCCGACCTGGTGCCGCTGCCGGCCGGGCCCGGCGAGGAGGCCGACATCGAGGGGCTGGCACGTGCCAACGGCTGGCTGTGGGCGGTCGGCTCGCACAGCCTCAAGCGCAAGAAGATCAAGCCCGGGCAGTCGGCGTCCAAGGCCCGCAAGCGGCTGGCCACCGTCGTCCGCGAGGACAACCGCTTCATCCTCGCCCGGCTGCCCCTGGTCACCGGGGACGACGGGCTGCCCGAGGTCGTCCGCGAGGACGGCGACCGCACCGCCGCCGTGCTCGGCGGGCACGGCGACTCCCTCACCGACCTGCTGGAGGACGACCCGCACCTGGCGCCGTTCCTGACGATCCCCAGCAAGGACAACGGCATCGACGTGGAGGGCATCGCCGCGCACGGCGACCGCCTCTACATCGGGCTGCGCGGGCCGGTGCTGCGCGGCTGGGCCGTCCTGATCGAGATCCGCCCCGGGCCGCACCCGGACGACCCGCGCCGGCTGCGGCTGCGCCCGGTCGGCGACGGCAAGGACCTGTACCGCACCCACTTCCTGGACCTCGGCGGCCTCGGCATCCGCGACCTGTGCCCGCACGGCGACGACCTGCTCGTCCTCACCGGCCCGAGCATGGACCTGGACGGGCCGGTCCGCGTCGTGCGCTGGCGCGGCGCGGCCCGGGCCGACGCCGCCGAGATCGTGCCCGCGGACGACCTGGAGGTGCTCGGCGACCTGCCCTACGGCGAGGGCGACGACCACGCCGAGGGCATCGCGGTCCTGGACGAGGCGGGCGCGGCGGGCACCCGGGTCCTGGTCGTCTACGACAGCCCCTCCCCCGCGCGCCTCACCCCCGGCGGCGGTGTCGTCGCCGACGTCGTCGACCTCGGCGGGCCGGGCGCCTAG
- a CDS encoding cytochrome P450, whose amino-acid sequence MTPDDRPGDLAARFPLGASATLAALKDDPHPLLARLRAREPVSWLPVLGGWLVTSHALALRVMRDAAAFTVDDPRFSTAQVVGPSMLSLDGPAHTRHRDPFARPFRPARTRERFTAFVRGETGRLVGALAPAGRAELRGDLAGPLAVAVVAEALGLDGVDAATVRSWYGAFVEAVSAITAGGTAPERSSEAYALLRDAVAGAVRSGGPGSLLAGAARPPAGLDTAEVVANAAVLLFGGIDTTEGMIANLAWHLLGDPARLRLVRDDPGLLPAAVEESLRLEPPAAVVDRYATADTVLGGAPVRAGDLVRVSLAGANRDPAVFPDPDRFDLRRPGAGEHLAFAHGPHFCFGAHLARLEARTALAALLERLPGLRPDPSRPSAPRGLVFRKPPHLHVLWDL is encoded by the coding sequence ATGACACCCGACGACCGGCCCGGCGACCTGGCGGCCCGCTTCCCCCTCGGCGCGTCCGCGACCCTGGCCGCGCTCAAGGACGACCCGCACCCCCTGCTCGCCCGGCTGCGCGCCCGCGAGCCCGTCTCCTGGCTGCCCGTCCTCGGCGGCTGGCTGGTGACCTCCCACGCCCTGGCCCTGCGCGTCATGCGCGACGCCGCCGCGTTCACCGTGGACGACCCGCGCTTCTCCACCGCCCAGGTCGTCGGGCCGAGCATGCTGTCGCTGGACGGCCCCGCCCACACCCGCCACCGCGACCCCTTCGCCCGCCCGTTCCGCCCGGCCCGCACGCGCGAGCGGTTCACCGCGTTCGTCCGCGGCGAGACCGGCCGCCTCGTCGGCGCCCTCGCCCCCGCGGGCCGGGCCGAGCTGCGCGGCGACCTGGCCGGGCCGCTGGCCGTCGCGGTCGTCGCCGAGGCGCTCGGCCTGGACGGCGTGGACGCCGCCACCGTCCGCTCCTGGTACGGGGCGTTCGTGGAGGCCGTGTCGGCCATCACCGCCGGCGGCACCGCCCCGGAACGTTCCAGCGAGGCGTACGCGCTGCTCCGCGACGCGGTCGCCGGGGCCGTCCGCTCGGGCGGGCCCGGGTCACTGCTCGCCGGCGCCGCGCGCCCCCCGGCCGGGCTGGACACCGCCGAGGTCGTCGCCAACGCCGCCGTCCTGCTGTTCGGGGGAATCGACACCACCGAGGGGATGATCGCCAACCTGGCGTGGCACCTGCTCGGCGACCCCGCGCGGCTCCGCCTCGTCCGCGACGACCCCGGCCTGCTGCCCGCCGCCGTCGAGGAGTCGCTGCGGCTGGAGCCCCCGGCGGCGGTCGTCGACCGCTACGCCACCGCCGACACCGTCCTCGGCGGGGCGCCGGTGCGGGCGGGCGACCTCGTGCGGGTGTCGCTGGCGGGCGCCAACCGCGACCCGGCGGTGTTCCCCGACCCCGACCGGTTCGACCTGCGCAGGCCCGGCGCCGGGGAGCACCTGGCGTTCGCGCACGGCCCGCACTTCTGCTTCGGCGCCCACCTGGCCAGGCTGGAGGCCCGGACGGCGCTGGCCGCGCTGCTGGAGCGGCTGCCGGGGCTGCGGCCCGACCCCTCCCGCCCGTCGGCGCCCCGCGGGCTGGTGTTCCGCAAACCGCCCCACCTGCACGTCCTGTGGGACCTGTGA
- a CDS encoding KamA family radical SAM protein, translating into MTTALHRDPDAAVRSPAGGDGPAGQPYVYRRRPLEEPDWRRLPGWRDITRAEWESAQWQRAHCVKNTRQLRQVMGGLLDERFYDDLERDRGERATMSMLLPPQMLNTMDASSTEAFYADPVRRYMLPVLSDRRTDWPSHPHAERDSLHEAEMWAVEGLTHRYPTKVLAELLPTCPQYCGHCTRMDLVGNSTPNVDKHRFTAKPADRLGAMLDYLRRTPGVRDVVVSGGDVANLPWPRLESFVGSLLEVESVRDVRLATKALMGLPQHWLQDEVRAGMERLAAKARERGAQIAIHTHVNAAQSVTPLVARAARAMLDTGIRDVRNQGVLLRGVNDSPAALLDLSFALLDEAGIMPYYLYMCDMIPNSEHWRLAVWEAQDLQHAIMGYLPGFATPRIVCDVPYVGKRWVHQLAGYDRERGVSYWTKNYRTGLEASDPDALTRRYEYHDPIYTLPEKGRAWWRERSRAA; encoded by the coding sequence GTGACCACTGCCCTGCACCGGGACCCGGACGCCGCCGTCCGGTCCCCCGCCGGCGGGGACGGCCCCGCCGGCCAGCCGTACGTGTACCGCCGCCGGCCGCTGGAGGAGCCGGACTGGCGGCGCCTGCCCGGCTGGCGGGACATCACCCGCGCCGAGTGGGAGTCCGCGCAGTGGCAGCGCGCCCACTGCGTCAAGAACACCCGGCAGCTCCGCCAGGTCATGGGCGGCCTGCTGGACGAGCGGTTCTACGACGACCTGGAACGCGACCGGGGCGAGCGGGCCACCATGTCGATGCTCCTGCCCCCGCAGATGCTCAACACCATGGACGCCTCCTCCACCGAGGCGTTCTACGCCGACCCGGTGCGCCGCTACATGCTGCCCGTCCTCAGCGACCGGCGCACCGACTGGCCCTCCCACCCGCACGCCGAGCGCGACTCGCTGCACGAGGCGGAGATGTGGGCGGTCGAGGGCCTCACCCACCGCTACCCCACCAAGGTCCTGGCCGAGCTGCTGCCGACCTGCCCGCAGTACTGCGGGCACTGCACCCGGATGGACCTGGTCGGCAACTCCACCCCCAACGTCGACAAGCACCGCTTCACCGCCAAGCCCGCCGACCGGCTCGGCGCCATGCTCGACTACCTGCGCCGCACCCCCGGCGTCCGGGACGTGGTGGTGTCCGGCGGCGACGTCGCCAACCTCCCCTGGCCGCGCCTGGAGTCCTTCGTCGGCTCCCTGCTGGAGGTCGAGAGCGTCCGCGACGTCCGGCTGGCCACCAAGGCGCTGATGGGCCTGCCGCAGCACTGGCTGCAGGACGAGGTCCGCGCGGGCATGGAGCGACTGGCGGCCAAGGCCCGCGAGCGCGGCGCCCAGATCGCGATCCACACCCACGTCAACGCCGCCCAGTCGGTGACCCCGCTGGTCGCCCGCGCCGCCCGCGCGATGCTCGACACCGGCATCCGCGACGTCCGCAACCAGGGCGTGCTGCTGCGCGGCGTCAACGACTCCCCCGCCGCGCTGCTCGACCTGTCCTTCGCGCTGCTGGACGAGGCCGGGATCATGCCCTACTACCTGTACATGTGCGACATGATCCCCAACAGCGAGCACTGGCGGCTCGCGGTCTGGGAGGCCCAGGACCTGCAGCACGCGATCATGGGCTACCTGCCCGGCTTCGCCACCCCGCGCATCGTGTGCGACGTCCCCTACGTCGGCAAGCGGTGGGTGCACCAGCTCGCCGGCTACGACCGCGAGCGCGGCGTGTCCTACTGGACCAAGAACTACCGCACCGGGCTGGAGGCATCCGACCCCGACGCCCTGACCAGGCGCTACGAGTACCACGACCCGATCTACACGCTGCCGGAGAAGGGCCGCGCGTGGTGGCGGGAACGGTCCCGGGCCGCGTGA
- a CDS encoding PadR family transcriptional regulator encodes MQRVTGAQLDILEVLLNAHSRHVRLHGWEIMKMTRRHGPTVYRALDRFLDAGWVEREWETGHPDGRPRRRFYSLSPTGAAQARHVLRERRPKALQRRPERAPGSAIFPAGEGT; translated from the coding sequence ATGCAACGAGTGACCGGAGCGCAACTCGACATCCTTGAGGTGCTCCTGAACGCGCACTCCCGGCACGTCCGGCTCCACGGCTGGGAGATCATGAAGATGACCCGGCGGCATGGGCCCACCGTCTACCGCGCCCTCGACCGCTTCCTCGACGCAGGCTGGGTCGAACGCGAATGGGAGACCGGCCACCCCGACGGCCGCCCGCGACGCCGCTTCTACTCCCTCTCCCCCACTGGCGCCGCCCAGGCGAGGCACGTGCTGCGGGAACGTCGCCCCAAGGCACTTCAGCGGCGGCCCGAGCGGGCACCCGGCAGTGCGATCTTCCCCGCCGGGGAGGGCACATGA
- a CDS encoding DUF2252 domain-containing protein produces MASITEDLRGRDPKERQAQIVDVLVDAFSDLMERSPAEFRRRFRKMASDPFAFYRGSACLFYADIVGDEDPWADERTARVWIQGDLHAQNFGTYMNDDGVFVFDVNDFDEAYVGHFTWDVKRLVASLALLAWQKAISDEDIRRLIETYVRAYVDQVRRFAAHEGDHRFALTLDTADGYVRDVLVAAMSGTRIGLLEGMTVVDGAGRRFRDRPGVRRLDGAERAEVEAAYQEYLGTIPAEKRFGSLTYEVKDIVGASGFGIGSAGLSAYNILVEGSTQALENDVVLSMKQGNVAAPSRVVDDARIREYFRHHGHRTAVSRRALQANTDPWLGYTQIGGVGYVVQELSPYEEDLDWGGLTEPEEMLSVLDDLGRATAKVHCVSDTDSDHTLVGFQVEDAIGSVIGADDSAFVEAMVAFGTQYAEVVRADHALFVDAFRNHQIPGL; encoded by the coding sequence ATGGCGAGCATCACCGAGGACCTGCGCGGGCGCGACCCGAAGGAACGCCAGGCGCAGATCGTGGACGTCCTGGTCGACGCGTTCTCGGACCTGATGGAGCGAAGCCCCGCCGAGTTCCGCCGCCGGTTCCGCAAGATGGCCTCCGACCCGTTCGCCTTCTACCGCGGCAGCGCCTGCCTGTTCTACGCCGACATCGTCGGCGACGAGGACCCGTGGGCCGACGAGCGCACGGCCCGCGTCTGGATCCAGGGCGACCTGCACGCGCAGAACTTCGGCACCTACATGAACGACGACGGCGTGTTCGTGTTCGACGTCAACGACTTCGACGAGGCCTACGTCGGCCACTTCACCTGGGACGTCAAGCGGCTGGTGGCCAGCCTGGCGCTGCTGGCGTGGCAGAAGGCGATCTCCGACGAGGACATCCGCCGCCTCATCGAGACCTACGTGCGCGCCTACGTCGACCAGGTCCGCCGGTTCGCCGCCCACGAGGGCGACCACCGGTTCGCGCTGACCCTCGACACCGCCGACGGCTACGTCCGCGACGTGCTCGTCGCAGCGATGTCGGGCACCCGGATCGGGCTGCTGGAGGGCATGACGGTGGTCGACGGGGCCGGGCGCCGGTTCCGCGACCGTCCCGGAGTCCGCCGCCTGGACGGCGCCGAGCGCGCCGAGGTCGAGGCCGCCTACCAGGAGTACCTGGGCACCATCCCGGCCGAGAAGCGCTTCGGCAGCCTCACCTACGAGGTCAAGGACATCGTCGGCGCGTCGGGGTTCGGGATCGGCTCGGCGGGCCTGTCGGCCTACAACATCCTGGTGGAGGGCAGCACCCAGGCGCTGGAGAACGACGTGGTGCTGTCGATGAAGCAGGGCAACGTCGCCGCCCCGAGCCGTGTCGTCGACGACGCCCGCATCCGCGAGTACTTCCGCCACCACGGCCACCGCACCGCGGTGTCGCGCCGCGCGCTGCAGGCCAACACCGACCCGTGGCTCGGGTACACCCAGATCGGCGGCGTCGGCTACGTCGTCCAGGAACTGTCCCCCTACGAGGAGGACCTGGACTGGGGCGGCCTGACCGAGCCCGAGGAGATGCTGTCGGTCCTGGACGACCTCGGCCGCGCCACCGCCAAGGTCCACTGCGTGTCCGACACCGACTCCGACCACACCCTGGTCGGCTTCCAGGTCGAGGACGCCATCGGATCGGTGATCGGCGCGGACGACTCGGCGTTCGTGGAGGCGATGGTGGCGTTCGGCACCCAGTACGCCGAGGTGGTGCGCGCCGACCACGCCCTGTTCGTCGACGCCTTCCGCAACCACCAGATCCCCGGCCTCTGA
- a CDS encoding L-erythro-3,5-diaminohexanoate dehydrogenase: MSDEGDAAGLRRVLEPAGVLPQAALRLDTDPRIRPDEVRVRVERLNLDAASYRQLHTAHGGDPDAIRAEVLRIIGERGKMHNPVTGSGGMLVGVVEEAGPASPLGLREGDRVATLVSLTLTPLAVTDGLARWDGLSEQVPAEGHAILFARSIAAVLPGDLPVPLALSVMDVCGAPALTHRVVASHARAAPPVVAVLGAAGKSGSLSLAAARRAGASRVVGLVPTAAEEARLAASGLADAVVRADARDPVAVAAALGAPADVTIVCVDVPGCEHGAILATAPGGTVVFFSMATSFSAAALGAEGLAADVTMLIGNGYVPGHAAMALDLLRSEPAVRALFTARAAAD; encoded by the coding sequence ATGAGCGACGAAGGCGACGCGGCGGGCCTGCGCCGCGTCCTGGAACCCGCCGGGGTGCTGCCCCAGGCCGCGCTGCGGCTGGACACCGACCCGCGGATCCGCCCCGACGAGGTGCGCGTCCGCGTGGAGCGGCTGAACCTGGACGCGGCGTCCTACCGGCAGCTGCACACCGCGCACGGCGGCGACCCGGACGCGATCAGGGCCGAGGTGCTGCGGATCATCGGCGAGCGCGGCAAGATGCACAACCCGGTCACCGGGTCGGGCGGCATGCTCGTCGGGGTCGTCGAGGAGGCGGGGCCCGCCTCGCCGCTCGGGCTGCGGGAGGGCGACCGCGTCGCCACCCTGGTCTCCCTCACCCTCACCCCGCTGGCGGTGACCGACGGGCTGGCGCGCTGGGACGGGCTGTCCGAGCAGGTCCCCGCCGAGGGCCACGCGATCCTGTTCGCCCGCTCGATCGCCGCGGTCCTGCCCGGCGACCTGCCCGTGCCGCTCGCGCTGTCGGTGATGGACGTGTGCGGCGCGCCCGCCCTCACCCACCGCGTCGTCGCCTCCCACGCCCGCGCGGCGCCGCCGGTGGTGGCGGTGCTGGGCGCCGCGGGCAAGAGCGGATCGCTGTCGCTGGCCGCCGCCCGCCGCGCCGGCGCGTCCCGCGTGGTCGGCCTGGTCCCCACCGCCGCGGAGGAGGCGCGGCTGGCGGCCTCGGGCCTCGCCGACGCGGTCGTGCGCGCCGACGCCCGCGACCCCGTCGCGGTCGCCGCGGCGCTCGGCGCCCCCGCCGACGTCACGATCGTCTGCGTGGACGTGCCCGGCTGCGAGCACGGCGCGATCCTCGCGACCGCGCCCGGCGGCACCGTGGTGTTCTTCTCGATGGCCACCTCGTTCTCCGCGGCCGCGCTCGGCGCGGAGGGGCTCGCAGCGGACGTCACGATGCTCATCGGCAACGGGTACGTGCCCGGCCATGCCGCGATGGCGCTGGATCTGCTGAGGTCGGAACCCGCGGTTCGCGCGCTGTTCACCGCCCGCGCCGCCGCCGATTAG
- a CDS encoding DUF1707 and FHA domain-containing protein has protein sequence MDGRPSYPVRASDRERDRVLRALGDRVAEGRMSHETFERRVDQVLRARSRAELADIVHDLPPAGRVVGRLTGLISSVSQVTARIEAAWRAPRLPRFALPPRELTRIVVGRAPGCQFVLTDLTVSRFHAEIYRSGEGWMISDLGSMNGTRVNGWRLTGPARVRPGDEVGFGNAAFIVTAP, from the coding sequence ATGGACGGTCGGCCCTCATATCCGGTGCGAGCGTCCGACCGGGAACGCGACCGGGTCCTGCGCGCGCTGGGCGACCGCGTGGCCGAGGGACGGATGTCGCACGAGACGTTCGAGCGGCGCGTCGACCAGGTGCTGCGGGCACGCAGCCGGGCCGAGCTCGCCGACATCGTGCACGACCTGCCGCCCGCCGGACGCGTCGTCGGGCGCCTCACCGGCCTCATCTCCTCGGTGTCGCAGGTCACCGCGCGGATCGAGGCGGCCTGGCGGGCGCCGCGGCTGCCCCGCTTCGCGCTGCCGCCGCGCGAGCTGACCCGCATCGTCGTCGGCCGCGCCCCCGGCTGCCAGTTCGTCCTCACCGACCTGACGGTCTCGCGGTTCCACGCCGAGATCTACCGGTCCGGCGAGGGCTGGATGATCTCCGATCTGGGGTCGATGAACGGCACCCGCGTCAACGGCTGGCGGCTGACCGGCCCGGCCCGCGTCCGTCCCGGCGACGAGGTCGGCTTCGGCAACGCCGCGTTCATCGTCACCGCCCCCTGA
- a CDS encoding DUF4239 domain-containing protein, with amino-acid sequence MIVYILASACAITVVLIASGLFRRLRHGLDDSAPDGPSISHAGGMLSALFLIALAIAIVVPWTTADAARGNTFAETQSITEAYWVAGQLPAADAMRTRIALRGYSDLVRGPEWRLMRDKGRLSPDGWTRLDRLRRDAVALRPRNDQAREARGALLGYIAEISAARRQREMDARTTPPVGLLILTLITGTTVILLPFMAGSRPRGTALLPLGLMAALLATAVYLTIDISHPFSGALAVSPEAFDDLQGDLQRISGGG; translated from the coding sequence ATGATCGTATATATCCTGGCGTCGGCCTGCGCCATCACCGTGGTGCTGATCGCCAGCGGCCTCTTCCGGCGGCTGCGGCACGGCCTCGACGACTCCGCCCCCGACGGCCCCAGCATCTCCCACGCCGGCGGGATGCTGTCGGCGCTGTTCCTCATCGCCCTCGCCATCGCCATCGTCGTGCCCTGGACCACCGCCGACGCCGCCCGCGGCAACACCTTCGCCGAGACCCAGTCCATCACCGAGGCGTACTGGGTCGCCGGGCAGCTCCCGGCCGCCGACGCGATGCGGACCCGCATCGCCCTGCGCGGCTACTCCGACCTCGTCCGCGGCCCCGAATGGCGCCTCATGCGCGACAAGGGCCGGCTCAGCCCCGACGGCTGGACCCGCCTGGACCGGCTGCGCCGCGACGCCGTCGCCCTGCGTCCCCGCAACGACCAGGCCCGGGAGGCCCGCGGCGCGCTCCTCGGCTACATCGCCGAGATCTCCGCCGCCCGGCGCCAGCGGGAGATGGACGCCCGCACCACCCCGCCCGTGGGCCTGCTGATCCTCACCCTGATCACCGGGACCACCGTCATCCTGCTGCCGTTCATGGCGGGCAGCAGGCCGCGCGGCACGGCGCTCCTCCCCCTGGGCCTGATGGCGGCGCTGCTCGCCACCGCCGTCTACCTCACCATCGACATCTCCCACCCGTTCAGCGGTGCCCTGGCCGTGTCCCCGGAAGCCTTCGACGACCTGCAGGGCGACCTGCAGCGGATCTCCGGAGGCGGATGA
- a CDS encoding ROK family transcriptional regulator, translated as MPSPVPGTPSLLRSINDRAALEALLARGPLTRPQISELTGLSKPTASQLLARLEQAGLVVRDGIREGLPGRTAGLYRLNGGAAHVAGADVTPARIRATVADLAGAVVGEHTLRTPGRTRVDVVARMGEALDGAAAAAGLTRAGLDRAVIGIQGAVDPGTGRLGYAAHIPGWHIPDLTGTLSAGLGVRVAIENDVNLAALAELAGGRAAGAGDFVLLWVADGVGMAVVLNGALHRGATGGAGEIGYMPAVGAPLMRDVRRTHTGGVHSLTGAVAVLRLMREHGFRGRDAAAALGGAAREVGAARPATRTADRAASGAGARAERALTELAARLGATLATVVAVLDPALVVLTGNVLHAGGEPLRARVEQHLHSLTIPRPKVRLSSVQGNPVLAGALQQALQETREEVFTSTAP; from the coding sequence GTGCCCTCGCCCGTCCCGGGGACCCCCAGCCTGCTGCGCTCCATCAACGACCGTGCCGCGCTGGAGGCCCTGCTCGCCCGCGGGCCGCTCACCCGCCCGCAGATCTCCGAGCTGACCGGCCTGTCCAAGCCCACCGCCTCGCAGCTGCTGGCGCGGCTGGAGCAGGCCGGGCTCGTCGTCCGCGACGGGATCCGCGAGGGCCTGCCCGGACGGACCGCCGGGCTGTACCGGCTGAACGGGGGTGCCGCGCACGTCGCCGGCGCCGACGTCACCCCCGCGCGGATCCGCGCGACCGTCGCCGACCTCGCCGGGGCCGTCGTCGGCGAGCACACCCTGCGCACCCCCGGCCGCACCCGCGTCGACGTCGTCGCGCGGATGGGCGAGGCGCTGGACGGCGCCGCCGCCGCGGCGGGCCTGACCCGCGCGGGCCTCGACCGCGCCGTCATCGGCATCCAGGGCGCGGTCGACCCCGGCACCGGGCGCCTCGGGTACGCCGCCCACATCCCCGGCTGGCACATCCCGGACCTGACCGGCACCCTCTCGGCCGGGCTCGGCGTCCGCGTCGCCATCGAGAACGACGTCAACCTCGCCGCGCTCGCCGAGCTGGCCGGCGGCCGCGCCGCCGGGGCGGGCGACTTCGTGCTGCTGTGGGTCGCCGACGGCGTCGGCATGGCCGTGGTGCTGAACGGGGCGCTGCACCGCGGCGCGACCGGCGGCGCCGGGGAGATCGGCTACATGCCCGCGGTCGGCGCGCCGCTCATGCGGGACGTGCGCCGCACCCACACCGGCGGCGTGCACAGCCTCACCGGCGCGGTGGCGGTGCTGCGGCTGATGCGCGAGCACGGGTTCCGCGGGCGGGACGCCGCGGCCGCCCTCGGCGGCGCCGCCCGCGAGGTCGGGGCGGCGCGCCCCGCGACCCGCACCGCCGACCGCGCCGCCTCCGGCGCCGGAGCCCGCGCCGAGCGCGCCCTCACCGAGCTGGCGGCGCGCCTCGGCGCCACCCTCGCCACCGTCGTGGCGGTCCTGGACCCCGCGCTCGTCGTCCTCACCGGGAACGTCCTGCACGCCGGCGGGGAGCCGCTCCGCGCCCGCGTCGAACAGCACCTGCACAGCCTGACGATCCCGCGCCCCAAGGTGCGGCTCAGCTCCGTCCAGGGCAACCCCGTCCTGGCCGGGGCGCTCCAGCAGGCACTCCAGGAGACCCGCGAGGAGGTCTTCACCAGCACCGCCCCCTAG
- a CDS encoding lysine 5,6-aminomutase subunit alpha — MRGDGMAPEGKLDLDPEVVRAARRMAARAAEPIIAMARSHTTVSVERALLRLAGLAGADDEGRPWANHLADAVAGQVGLEHGLALPVWDALLNGPYGSLADLARDAALGRASFRLPAGAAGAEAREAARRAARDGIARVDRRRAERDRLLAELPPGDAADPPRPLIYLIVATGDIYEDIPQAQAAAREGADVVAVIRSTGQSLLDFVPEGATREGYAGTYATQENFRLMRAALDEVSRELGRYVRLTNYASGLCMPEIAALAGLERLDMMLNDCMYGIIFRDINPRRTFIDQRFSRQVHARAGIVINTGEDNYLTTADAVDAAHTVIVSQLLNERFGHEAGLSDAQLGLGHAFEISPAVPESFRLELAHAQLVRELFPDAPLKYMPPTKHMTGNIFAGYLLDAFFNLAGVMTGQSIILIGMMTEGIHTPWLSDRDLALENVRYVRDACGGLAEDFVPRPDGMITRRARRVLSESVELLERVAGDGLLTAIAEGTFGVTRRPPDGGKGLEGVVPHAEGYFNPAIEILDSEDPHGARPGQEVHA; from the coding sequence ATGAGGGGAGACGGCATGGCGCCGGAGGGCAAGCTCGATCTCGACCCGGAGGTGGTCCGCGCCGCGCGGCGGATGGCTGCCCGCGCCGCCGAGCCGATCATCGCGATGGCGCGCTCGCACACGACGGTGTCGGTCGAGCGGGCCCTGCTGCGGCTGGCGGGGCTGGCGGGCGCCGACGACGAGGGCCGTCCGTGGGCCAACCATCTGGCCGACGCCGTCGCCGGCCAGGTGGGGCTGGAGCACGGCCTGGCGCTGCCGGTGTGGGACGCACTGCTCAACGGCCCCTACGGCTCGCTCGCCGACCTCGCCCGGGACGCCGCGCTCGGGCGGGCGTCGTTCCGGCTCCCCGCCGGCGCCGCGGGCGCCGAGGCCCGTGAGGCGGCGCGCCGGGCGGCCAGGGACGGCATCGCCCGCGTCGACCGCCGCCGCGCCGAGCGCGACCGCCTGCTCGCCGAGCTGCCCCCCGGCGACGCCGCCGACCCGCCGCGTCCGCTGATCTATCTGATCGTGGCGACCGGTGACATCTACGAGGACATCCCGCAGGCGCAGGCCGCCGCGCGTGAGGGCGCCGACGTCGTCGCGGTGATCCGCTCGACCGGGCAGTCGCTGCTGGACTTCGTGCCCGAGGGCGCCACCCGCGAGGGCTACGCCGGGACGTATGCCACGCAGGAGAACTTCCGGCTGATGCGCGCGGCGCTGGACGAGGTGTCGCGCGAGCTCGGCCGCTACGTCCGGCTGACGAACTACGCCTCGGGGCTGTGCATGCCCGAGATCGCGGCCCTGGCGGGGCTGGAGCGGCTGGACATGATGCTCAACGACTGCATGTACGGGATCATCTTCCGTGACATCAACCCCCGCCGGACCTTCATCGACCAGCGGTTCTCCCGGCAGGTCCACGCCCGCGCCGGCATCGTGATCAACACCGGGGAGGACAACTACCTCACCACCGCCGACGCCGTCGACGCCGCGCACACGGTGATCGTCAGCCAGCTGCTCAACGAGCGGTTCGGGCACGAGGCGGGCCTGTCGGACGCCCAGCTCGGCCTCGGCCACGCCTTCGAGATCAGCCCCGCGGTCCCCGAGTCGTTCCGGCTGGAGCTGGCGCACGCGCAGCTGGTGCGGGAGCTGTTCCCGGACGCGCCGCTGAAGTACATGCCGCCGACCAAGCACATGACCGGCAACATCTTCGCCGGGTACCTGCTGGACGCCTTCTTCAACCTCGCCGGAGTGATGACCGGGCAGTCGATCATCCTGATCGGGATGATGACCGAGGGCATCCACACCCCGTGGCTGTCGGACCGCGACCTGGCGCTGGAGAACGTCCGCTACGTCCGCGACGCGTGCGGGGGCCTGGCCGAGGACTTCGTGCCCCGCCCGGACGGGATGATCACCCGGCGCGCCCGGCGGGTGCTGTCGGAGTCGGTGGAGCTGCTGGAGCGCGTCGCCGGGGACGGGCTGCTGACCGCCATCGCCGAGGGGACGTTCGGCGTGACCCGCCGCCCGCCCGACGGCGGCAAGGGCCTGGAGGGCGTGGTCCCGCACGCCGAGGGCTATTTCAATCCCGCGATCGAGATCCTCGACAGCGAGGATCCGCACGGAGCCCGTCCCGGGCAGGAGGTGCACGCATGA